Proteins from one Arthrobacter sp. DNA4 genomic window:
- a CDS encoding Pr6Pr family membrane protein yields the protein MSLIEPAAGPLALVPPVRRDTPANRALHPDRPWIRSVRISVGLFVLAALVQKTFDATLPGNDVDVPQLYSEFTVQGNLVLGLVLIVSGVRRRARLPRWWDHLFGALVLYLVMTGIIYVVLVAPPGEPWWSWDLYWPQMVHHRLAPLVTALDWLLVTRTVRGTWWRPLAWLGYPVAFLAFSWIRGGLDGWYVYDFLDPTLDGGWARVFVSTAQVLVAFLVVSVLVHAAGNARAALAAGKGRRGRNP from the coding sequence ATGAGCCTCATAGAGCCCGCCGCCGGTCCTTTGGCGTTGGTCCCACCGGTCCGCCGGGATACCCCTGCCAACCGCGCCCTGCACCCTGACCGTCCCTGGATCCGGTCCGTCCGCATATCTGTCGGACTCTTTGTGCTCGCTGCACTGGTCCAGAAGACGTTCGACGCCACCCTCCCCGGCAATGACGTGGATGTTCCCCAGCTGTACTCGGAGTTTACCGTCCAGGGAAACCTCGTATTGGGGCTCGTTTTGATTGTTTCGGGCGTCCGGCGGCGGGCCCGGCTTCCGCGCTGGTGGGACCACCTTTTCGGAGCCCTGGTCCTGTATCTGGTGATGACGGGCATCATCTATGTGGTGCTGGTGGCTCCGCCGGGAGAACCGTGGTGGAGCTGGGATCTGTACTGGCCCCAGATGGTCCACCACCGCCTGGCCCCGCTGGTGACGGCGCTCGACTGGCTCCTGGTGACACGGACGGTCCGCGGGACGTGGTGGCGGCCGCTCGCTTGGCTGGGCTATCCGGTGGCCTTCCTTGCGTTCTCCTGGATCCGCGGGGGCCTTGACGGGTGGTACGTCTACGACTTCCTTGATCCCACGCTCGACGGCGGGTGGGCCCGGGTGTTCGTTTCCACGGCCCAGGTCCTGGTTGCGTTCCTGGTTGTCTCGGTCCTCGTCCACGCGGCGGGCAACGCGCGGGCGGCGCTGGCGGCGGGAAAGGGACGGCGGGGCCGAAACCCCTAA
- a CDS encoding PEP/pyruvate-binding domain-containing protein: MNGTTVGALRDFGARDVALAGGKGANLGELVRAGFPVPPGFIVTTRAYVAMLEESGVGGELGRLLKGGAAPAEIRSLFTEAKMPDRVRKDIAGAYAALGGSPVAIRSSATAEDLPGATFAGQQDTYLNIHGGAAVVQAVVDCWASLWTDRAIAYRGRQGVDPGGAAMAVVVQEMVRADVAGVMFTANPITGERNEILIDASPGLGEAVVAGEVIPERYVLDRAGGIRAFRPGRHEVVIRARTEGGTERSVGAGESVPGLGSGQAAELARLAVGVQGHFGRPQDIEWVIAGGRVFLVQARPITALPPQPLRLNPIQRLLAPFLLEMFQVRPYPLDVSGWMQRGILAMLHGIAGSVGVSFPPLEKLLPEEDGVVVRLVPPVPRPTLRTLAAPLSLIRRARRYDPSRWTLDSRFTAFLDNVSGLAAQDPRPLSWPGVVSLATEAFTTMRGITELRISYLPGILLPQLELRLMLLPLGKLKLAPALIAGAETRTSQANTALENLAGQVRSSPALKQAFSSLPPGELLAALEHRQEFAGFRSAFEGFLAEYGHRETVSVVLSSAPTWSDAPEVVLGLITSMMGDRPPVRDQTGEALADLMRHPALRVPVLRRHVLSAVQAAKAGMALREDSHFHATKVLPPLRRALLELGRRLGVAGVLADPREVNHLRFEELAAMPDGGALPADERERYRRLVLARAAKRRELDGIPLLDPVSLFAGSRRPHGVLASGMPASRGQATGTVRVIRSPEEFGLLRSGEILVCPYTNPSWTPLFQRAAAVVVDLGGAGSHAAIVAREYGIPAVMGTGNGTSALSDGQAVMVDGSTGRVTAA; encoded by the coding sequence ATGAATGGGACAACGGTCGGCGCCCTGAGGGATTTCGGTGCCCGTGACGTGGCCCTGGCCGGTGGAAAAGGCGCCAACCTTGGCGAACTGGTGCGCGCCGGCTTTCCGGTTCCGCCCGGGTTTATAGTGACCACCAGGGCATACGTTGCCATGCTGGAGGAATCCGGGGTGGGCGGCGAGCTTGGCCGGTTGCTCAAGGGCGGCGCGGCGCCGGCGGAGATCCGTAGTCTTTTCACGGAGGCAAAGATGCCGGACCGTGTCCGCAAGGACATTGCCGGGGCCTATGCAGCCCTGGGCGGGAGTCCGGTGGCGATCCGTTCCAGCGCCACCGCCGAAGACCTGCCAGGCGCCACATTCGCCGGGCAGCAGGACACCTACCTGAATATCCATGGCGGGGCGGCGGTGGTCCAGGCAGTGGTGGATTGCTGGGCGTCGCTGTGGACGGACCGGGCCATTGCCTACCGCGGCAGGCAGGGCGTGGACCCCGGCGGTGCAGCCATGGCCGTCGTCGTCCAGGAAATGGTGCGCGCCGACGTAGCGGGCGTTATGTTCACCGCCAACCCCATAACGGGTGAGCGCAACGAAATCCTCATCGATGCAAGCCCCGGACTGGGCGAGGCAGTGGTTGCGGGCGAGGTCATCCCTGAACGGTATGTCCTGGACCGGGCGGGCGGGATACGCGCTTTCAGGCCGGGCCGGCATGAGGTGGTTATCCGGGCAAGGACCGAAGGCGGTACTGAGAGGTCCGTTGGGGCGGGGGAATCCGTACCCGGACTCGGGAGCGGCCAGGCGGCTGAGCTGGCACGGTTGGCGGTGGGCGTGCAGGGCCATTTCGGCCGACCCCAGGACATCGAATGGGTGATTGCGGGCGGCCGTGTATTCCTGGTGCAGGCCCGGCCCATAACCGCCCTGCCCCCGCAGCCATTGCGGCTCAACCCGATCCAGCGCCTGCTGGCTCCCTTTTTGCTGGAGATGTTCCAGGTCCGCCCCTACCCCCTGGACGTTTCCGGATGGATGCAGCGCGGCATCCTGGCCATGCTCCACGGCATAGCAGGCAGCGTGGGTGTGTCATTCCCGCCCCTGGAGAAGCTGTTGCCCGAAGAGGACGGCGTGGTGGTGCGGCTGGTTCCGCCGGTACCCCGGCCCACCCTGCGGACGCTGGCAGCCCCGCTGTCCCTCATCCGCCGGGCCAGGCGCTACGACCCTTCCCGGTGGACCCTCGACAGCAGGTTCACGGCCTTTCTGGACAACGTCAGCGGGCTGGCGGCCCAAGACCCGCGCCCGCTCTCCTGGCCGGGAGTCGTTTCGCTCGCCACTGAGGCCTTCACCACCATGCGGGGGATCACCGAACTGAGGATCTCGTACCTTCCAGGGATACTCCTTCCGCAACTGGAATTGCGCCTGATGCTGCTGCCATTGGGCAAGCTGAAGCTTGCACCCGCACTCATCGCGGGTGCGGAAACCCGCACCAGCCAGGCCAACACGGCGCTGGAGAATCTGGCTGGCCAGGTCAGGTCCAGTCCGGCCCTGAAACAGGCCTTCAGCAGCCTCCCACCGGGCGAACTGCTGGCCGCCCTTGAGCACCGCCAGGAGTTCGCTGGCTTCCGGTCCGCGTTCGAAGGTTTCCTGGCCGAGTACGGACACCGCGAAACGGTGAGTGTTGTGCTTAGCAGCGCACCCACCTGGTCGGACGCCCCTGAAGTGGTGCTCGGGCTCATCACGTCGATGATGGGTGACCGCCCGCCGGTCCGGGACCAGACCGGCGAGGCGCTCGCGGACCTGATGCGGCATCCTGCCCTCCGCGTGCCCGTCCTCCGCCGCCACGTCCTGTCCGCTGTCCAGGCAGCCAAAGCCGGGATGGCGTTGCGGGAGGACAGCCACTTCCATGCCACTAAAGTGCTGCCGCCCCTGCGCCGGGCGCTGCTGGAGCTGGGGCGCCGCCTGGGCGTCGCCGGAGTTTTGGCGGACCCCCGGGAGGTCAACCACCTGCGCTTCGAGGAGTTGGCTGCAATGCCCGACGGCGGCGCGTTGCCGGCGGACGAGCGGGAACGGTACCGCCGCCTGGTGCTGGCAAGGGCTGCCAAGCGCAGGGAGCTCGACGGTATCCCGCTATTGGACCCCGTTTCCCTGTTCGCCGGCTCCCGGCGGCCACACGGGGTGCTGGCCAGCGGCATGCCGGCCAGCCGCGGCCAGGCAACGGGGACAGTGCGGGTGATCCGCAGCCCGGAGGAATTCGGGTTGCTCAGGAGCGGTGAAATCCTGGTCTGCCCCTACACCAACCCATCCTGGACACCACTGTTCCAGCGTGCTGCTGCGGTGGTGGTGGATTTGGGCGGTGCCGGCTCCCATGCCGCGATCGTCGCCCGGGAGTACGGCATCCCGGCTGTCATGGGCACGGGCAACGGTACCAGCGCCCTGTCCGACGGGCAGGCCGTGATGGTGGACGGAAGCACGGGGCGGGTCACCGCGGCCTGA
- a CDS encoding DUF2235 domain-containing protein yields MAKRIVVCCDGTWATPDQADDGQPCPTNVTKLALGIAPVSRDKNGTDIEQKVFYHRGVGAGRHDRLGGGAFGAGLSYDILAAYRFIMGNFQPGDELFLLGFSRGAYTARSTAGLIRNAGILRRRFRGRLGDAYSLYRDRTATTNPRSVEATLFRRSFSHETRIHCIAVWDTVGSLGIPLTGVPVIDRYNRRFAFHDTALSATVDNAFQALAIDEKRKPFAPTLWQPQGDPGSQRLEQVWFTGTHGDVGGGNRSTLLSDIALAWIVERTRSAGLAFRPDASGVVPGAPAEPSDQYPPIQESRVGFWKMLPAYVRPIGSTDPAHERVAESALKRHDADPTYRPPNLVRYLGERSGNPSLS; encoded by the coding sequence ATGGCCAAGCGCATAGTAGTTTGCTGCGATGGAACGTGGGCAACCCCCGACCAGGCGGACGACGGGCAGCCGTGCCCTACCAATGTCACAAAACTCGCCCTGGGGATCGCCCCGGTAAGCAGGGACAAGAACGGCACCGACATTGAACAGAAGGTCTTCTACCATCGCGGCGTGGGCGCCGGACGACACGACCGTCTCGGTGGAGGCGCTTTCGGCGCAGGGCTCTCCTACGACATCCTTGCCGCCTACCGTTTCATCATGGGCAACTTCCAGCCCGGGGACGAGCTGTTTCTGCTGGGCTTCAGCCGCGGCGCCTACACAGCCCGCAGTACCGCTGGACTAATCAGGAACGCGGGCATCCTGCGCCGGCGTTTCCGGGGACGGCTGGGCGACGCCTACAGCCTCTACAGGGACCGGACTGCCACCACCAACCCGCGTTCGGTGGAAGCCACCCTCTTCCGCCGGTCCTTCTCCCATGAGACCCGGATCCATTGCATCGCGGTCTGGGACACCGTGGGGTCGCTCGGCATCCCGCTCACCGGGGTACCTGTCATTGACAGGTACAACCGCAGGTTTGCCTTCCACGACACCGCGCTGTCCGCTACCGTCGACAACGCGTTCCAGGCCTTGGCAATCGATGAGAAAAGAAAGCCTTTCGCCCCGACACTCTGGCAGCCGCAGGGCGACCCGGGCAGCCAGAGACTGGAACAGGTATGGTTCACCGGAACGCACGGCGACGTAGGCGGCGGAAACCGGAGCACCCTGCTGTCCGACATTGCCCTGGCATGGATCGTTGAACGCACCCGGAGCGCAGGGCTTGCCTTCCGCCCCGATGCCTCCGGGGTCGTGCCAGGTGCGCCGGCTGAGCCATCCGACCAGTATCCGCCGATCCAGGAATCCCGCGTTGGTTTTTGGAAAATGCTTCCTGCCTACGTCAGGCCCATAGGGTCAACCGATCCCGCGCACGAACGGGTGGCAGAGTCGGCTCTGAAGCGGCATGATGCCGATCCCACCTACCGGCCGCCCAACCTCGTGCGCTATCTGGGGGAAAGGTCCGGGAATCCCTCGTTGTCCTGA